In Cytobacillus oceanisediminis, the following proteins share a genomic window:
- a CDS encoding Na+/H+ antiporter NhaC family protein, producing MANTIFSLLPPLVAIAMVILTRRVLLSLGVGIVTAALLLAEFSITETFSIIWDAVKGIFVSDGELNTWNVYIILFLLVLGVITAFISISGGSRAFGEWAMKRVKTRAGAQIVGAVLGIIIFIDDYFNALAVGQISRPITDRQRVSRAKLAYLIDSTSAPVCVVSPVSSWGAYIIALIGTILAAHNVTEYSAFSAFIQMIPMNLYVWATLAIVFIVALRGLEIGPMKVHEKRAVEEGLVMDPEKPAPGELKDDLPTSSKGSVGDLVWPIIALVIGTVGSMFWTGSQAVEGSATILQIFENTDVSKSLILGGLVGLLVSLGLFFRQAFALKGVNPNVFGKGVWEGIKSMLPAVYILLFAWAIVDLIGRLETGKYLAGLVESSNMSTSWLPLLLFVIAGIMAFSTGTSWGSFGILLPIAGDIAAATDITLLLPAMSAVLAGAVFGDHCSPISDTTILSSTGAGCNHMDHVMTQLPYALISAGIAAVGYLIIGFTGSTAIALLTVAVLVAAFAFLGRGKKEAWQENRAS from the coding sequence ATGGCAAACACGATTTTTTCCCTGCTGCCGCCTTTGGTAGCAATCGCCATGGTTATCCTGACTAGGCGTGTATTGCTGTCATTGGGAGTGGGGATCGTAACAGCCGCACTATTGCTGGCTGAATTCAGCATCACAGAAACATTCAGCATCATTTGGGATGCTGTAAAAGGAATTTTTGTTTCAGACGGAGAGCTGAACACCTGGAATGTATATATTATTCTATTCTTGCTTGTATTAGGAGTTATTACTGCATTTATATCTATTTCAGGCGGTAGCCGTGCATTTGGAGAATGGGCGATGAAGCGGGTCAAGACCCGTGCAGGCGCACAGATTGTCGGAGCTGTTTTAGGTATTATCATATTCATTGACGACTATTTCAATGCTCTGGCTGTCGGCCAGATTTCACGTCCGATTACAGACCGCCAGCGTGTATCCCGTGCGAAACTTGCATATTTGATTGATTCGACTTCAGCACCTGTTTGTGTGGTTTCACCAGTATCAAGCTGGGGAGCATACATTATTGCGCTGATTGGAACTATCCTTGCTGCCCATAATGTTACCGAGTATTCAGCTTTCTCGGCATTTATTCAAATGATTCCAATGAATCTTTATGTATGGGCTACCCTCGCTATTGTGTTTATTGTTGCATTAAGAGGCCTGGAAATTGGGCCAATGAAGGTCCATGAGAAGCGGGCAGTTGAAGAGGGTCTAGTAATGGATCCTGAGAAGCCGGCGCCTGGTGAACTGAAGGATGACCTTCCTACAAGTTCAAAAGGATCGGTCGGAGATCTTGTGTGGCCGATTATAGCACTTGTCATAGGTACCGTGGGCTCGATGTTTTGGACGGGTTCACAGGCGGTTGAAGGAAGTGCGACTATTTTACAAATATTTGAAAACACAGATGTCTCAAAATCACTTATCCTTGGAGGACTAGTGGGTCTATTGGTATCATTGGGATTATTCTTCCGACAGGCCTTTGCTTTGAAAGGTGTTAACCCAAATGTTTTTGGCAAAGGGGTATGGGAAGGCATTAAATCCATGCTTCCAGCTGTTTATATCTTGCTGTTTGCCTGGGCGATTGTTGATTTGATCGGCCGTCTGGAAACTGGAAAGTATTTAGCAGGTCTTGTGGAAAGCTCAAATATGAGCACATCTTGGCTTCCGCTTTTACTTTTCGTCATAGCGGGAATTATGGCATTCAGTACTGGAACTTCATGGGGATCTTTCGGCATCCTGCTTCCGATTGCAGGAGACATTGCTGCTGCAACAGATATCACCCTGTTATTGCCGGCTATGTCAGCTGTCCTTGCCGGTGCGGTTTTCGGAGATCATTGTTCGCCGATTTCCGATACAACGATTCTTTCCTCAACCGGGGCAGGATGTAATCATATGGACCATGTGATGACTCAGCTTCCATATGCCTTGATTTCAGCGGGAATCGCTGCTGTTGGTTATTTAATCATCGGTTTTACTGGCAGCACTGCAATCGCATTACTTACGGTGGCTGTTCTTGTAGCGGCATTTGCTTTCCTTGGCCGTGGCAAAAAAGAAGCATGGCAGGAAAATAGGGCTAGTTAA
- a CDS encoding sodium-dependent transporter, producing the protein MDNRPQWGSRAGFIMAAVGSAIGLGNIWRFPAVAYENGGGAFFFPYLFALLTAGIPLLIMEFTIGHKYRGSAPLSYARLSKKYEWLGWWQVAISFVISTYYAVIIAWAMSFAGFSFNLKWGDDPNGFLFGEYLKLAETPGEVGGIVPGVFIPLVIVWAVTLGILFKGIKKGIEIANKIFIPVLVVLFLIIVVRALTLDGAIAGLDAFFKPNWEMIADPKVWVAAYGQIFFSLSIGFAIMVTYSSYLPKKTDLTNSAFITGFANSGFELLAGIGVFAALGFMAAQQGVGINEVVSSGVGLAFVVFPQIINEFPALNGLFGSFFFICLTLAGLTSLISIVETFVAGVQDKFNVSRNKAVLVGGGLSAVISILFATQGGLYFLDAADYFINQFGVALAGLVQVVIVGWVLKELKNLQNHADSVSDIMLGAWWKICLTAITPIVLGYMMVQNIITNIRENYEGYPTSFLLYSGWGVAIGAIILGFVFMAIKKNDTQTKLTIPADKEVSQ; encoded by the coding sequence ATGGATAATCGTCCGCAGTGGGGATCCAGAGCTGGTTTTATAATGGCAGCTGTGGGTTCTGCAATTGGTCTAGGAAACATTTGGCGTTTCCCGGCAGTTGCTTATGAAAATGGAGGGGGAGCATTCTTTTTTCCATATTTGTTTGCTCTGCTGACAGCAGGTATACCGCTTCTGATTATGGAATTTACAATTGGCCATAAGTATCGCGGTTCAGCACCATTGTCTTATGCTAGATTAAGTAAAAAGTACGAATGGTTAGGCTGGTGGCAGGTAGCCATCTCATTTGTGATTTCAACATATTATGCAGTTATTATCGCATGGGCAATGTCTTTCGCAGGCTTCTCATTTAATCTCAAATGGGGTGACGATCCAAACGGCTTCCTCTTTGGAGAATATTTAAAGCTTGCCGAAACACCTGGAGAAGTAGGCGGGATTGTGCCGGGGGTATTTATTCCGTTAGTTATCGTTTGGGCAGTAACACTTGGAATCCTGTTCAAGGGAATTAAAAAAGGTATCGAAATCGCGAACAAAATCTTTATTCCTGTCCTTGTAGTTTTATTCTTAATTATTGTTGTTCGCGCATTGACACTCGATGGGGCTATTGCAGGTTTGGATGCATTCTTTAAGCCAAACTGGGAGATGATAGCAGATCCTAAAGTCTGGGTAGCTGCATATGGCCAGATCTTCTTTAGTTTATCAATTGGATTTGCCATCATGGTAACTTATTCAAGCTACCTTCCAAAGAAAACGGATTTGACAAATAGTGCTTTCATTACAGGTTTTGCAAACTCTGGATTTGAACTTCTTGCAGGGATCGGGGTTTTTGCCGCATTAGGATTCATGGCTGCACAGCAGGGTGTAGGAATTAATGAAGTTGTATCATCCGGTGTAGGATTAGCATTCGTGGTATTCCCGCAAATCATTAACGAATTCCCTGCTTTAAATGGGTTATTCGGTTCTTTCTTCTTTATCTGTTTAACACTGGCGGGCTTAACATCGCTAATTTCAATTGTTGAAACATTTGTTGCCGGAGTACAGGATAAGTTTAATGTATCACGTAATAAAGCTGTTCTTGTTGGCGGCGGTTTATCTGCTGTTATTTCCATCCTCTTTGCGACACAGGGCGGATTATACTTCCTTGATGCAGCGGACTACTTCATCAACCAATTTGGTGTTGCCTTAGCAGGACTAGTACAGGTTGTTATTGTAGGCTGGGTGCTAAAGGAGCTCAAGAATCTTCAGAATCATGCCGATTCTGTGTCTGATATTATGCTGGGTGCCTGGTGGAAAATATGCTTGACAGCTATTACGCCGATCGTGCTTGGGTATATGATGGTTCAAAACATTATTACGAATATTAGAGAAAATTATGAAGGGTATCCTACTAGCTTCCTTCTCTATTCCGGATGGGGAGTAGCAATTGGAGCCATTATCTTAGGCTTTGTGTTTATGGCTATTAAAAAGAACGATACACAAACTAAGCTTACAATACCAGCTGATAAGGAGGTATCTCAATAA
- the yunB gene encoding sporulation protein YunB, whose amino-acid sequence MAKFRGRLPRKGPLPFRYVFLLTFIFFVISTAAGLWIINEGLKPTLMSYADSQTRKIASLVINNAINKKITNVMDLEDMFEASESGVVSINVEKLNRVKAEVTELVQDNIKKAEKGDLDALESFTDVEINTEQMQHTNGIVYYVPLGQATNNALLGNLGPRIPVKFNAVGSVTSNFITETKDHGINNVEVKVLVRLDVQVQIIIPFATKIITVQEDVLAAYGIYPGKVPQFYNGGGGTSPSIEIPAGQ is encoded by the coding sequence TTGGCAAAATTTCGCGGCCGGCTGCCCCGGAAAGGTCCTCTGCCATTTCGTTATGTATTTCTATTGACCTTTATATTTTTCGTCATTTCAACTGCTGCCGGCCTATGGATTATCAACGAAGGGCTTAAGCCTACACTTATGAGCTATGCCGATTCACAGACAAGGAAAATCGCATCATTGGTGATAAACAATGCGATTAATAAAAAAATTACCAATGTGATGGATTTGGAAGATATGTTTGAAGCAAGTGAAAGCGGTGTTGTCAGCATCAATGTGGAAAAGCTGAACAGGGTCAAAGCGGAAGTAACCGAACTGGTTCAGGATAATATTAAGAAAGCGGAGAAGGGCGATTTAGATGCGTTGGAGTCCTTTACAGACGTGGAAATCAACACGGAACAAATGCAGCATACAAATGGAATTGTTTATTACGTGCCGCTTGGCCAGGCAACCAATAATGCGCTTCTCGGAAACCTGGGTCCCCGGATACCGGTGAAATTTAATGCAGTGGGCTCTGTTACCTCCAATTTTATAACTGAAACAAAGGATCACGGCATTAATAATGTTGAAGTAAAGGTACTGGTCCGTCTGGATGTGCAGGTTCAAATCATTATTCCTTTTGCCACCAAAATTATCACTGTACAGGAGGATGTACTTGCCGCTTATGGCATCTACCCGGGAAAGGTCCCGCAATTTTACAATGGCGGAGGGGGCACCTCGCCTTCCATAGAAATACCGGCCGGCCAATAA
- a CDS encoding methionine/alanine import family NSS transporter small subunit has translation MSGSAITMMVVGMLIIWGGLAASILNAVSKAKKAK, from the coding sequence ATGTCTGGAAGTGCAATTACAATGATGGTGGTTGGGATGCTCATTATTTGGGGCGGTCTTGCAGCAAGTATCCTGAATGCCGTGTCTAAAGCTAAAAAAGCTAAATAA
- a CDS encoding M23 family metallopeptidase produces the protein MRILFTAAAALSFFLISLCTVSAQENQADVYKQRMTLYKKVEAVTNIPWYYLAGIDQYERNVRQSRRDIPKAEGITGIYFKPEEWAGILNPDPSDESPTSIQFFNGIGMDGDGDGKASLKSDEDVLHSFANFLLSYGTDHDNLKIGLWNYYKRDKAVGIIIGKAQVYKQFGRLDLDDHAFPVPLRSNYSYRNTWGDARGWGGRRIHEGTDIFADYGVPVRATSYGIVEMKGWNKYGGWRIGIRDINNNYHYFAHLSGFAKDLRVGQIVEPGMLIGGVGSSGYGPPGTSGKFPPHLHYGIYKDNGYTEWSYDPYPHLRLWERQDRIKARRK, from the coding sequence GTGCGGATATTATTTACCGCAGCTGCGGCCTTATCGTTTTTTCTGATTTCCTTATGCACAGTCAGCGCCCAAGAAAATCAAGCTGATGTATATAAACAAAGAATGACCTTATATAAAAAAGTTGAAGCTGTTACGAACATCCCCTGGTATTACCTTGCGGGGATTGATCAGTATGAACGGAATGTCCGGCAGTCCAGAAGGGATATTCCCAAAGCAGAAGGCATTACAGGCATCTATTTCAAACCTGAAGAGTGGGCGGGGATTTTGAATCCAGATCCATCCGATGAGAGTCCTACATCAATTCAATTTTTCAACGGAATAGGAATGGACGGAGACGGGGACGGAAAAGCCAGCTTGAAAAGTGATGAAGATGTTCTTCATTCCTTTGCCAATTTCCTTCTCTCCTATGGTACAGACCATGATAATTTAAAAATTGGATTGTGGAACTATTATAAGCGGGATAAAGCTGTCGGCATCATTATCGGCAAAGCCCAGGTTTATAAGCAGTTCGGCCGCCTTGATCTTGATGATCACGCCTTCCCTGTCCCTTTGAGGAGCAATTACAGCTACAGAAACACCTGGGGTGACGCAAGAGGATGGGGCGGAAGAAGGATTCACGAGGGAACCGATATTTTCGCTGATTACGGGGTGCCCGTCCGGGCTACATCCTATGGAATAGTGGAAATGAAAGGCTGGAACAAATATGGAGGATGGAGAATCGGCATCCGTGATATTAATAACAACTACCATTATTTTGCCCACTTAAGCGGGTTTGCAAAGGACCTCAGGGTTGGTCAAATCGTTGAACCTGGCATGTTGATAGGAGGAGTAGGAAGCTCCGGATATGGGCCTCCGGGTACATCAGGCAAATTCCCTCCACATCTCCATTATGGCATATACAAAGACAATGGCTATACTGAGTGGTCCTATGATCCTTATCCCCATTTAAGACTATGGGAAAGACAGGATCGCATAAAAGCCAGAAGAAAATAA
- the lipA gene encoding lipoyl synthase, which produces MSKKEEYLRKPEWLKIKLNTNENYTGLKKMMREKNLHTVCEEAKCPNIHECWAVRRTATFMILGDVCTRACRFCAVKTGLPTELDLQEPERVADSVALMNLKHAVVTAVARDDLKDGGAAVFAETVRAIRRKSPFTTIEVLPSDMGGVYDNLKMLMDARPDILNHNIETVERLTPRVRARAKYKRSLEFLKRAKEMQPDIPTKSSLMIGLGETKEEIIAVMDDLRAHDVDIMTIGQYLQPSKKHLKVLKYYSPEEFQELKDIAMSKGFSHCEAGPLVRSSYHADEQVNAASKQKQLMGEKEIQEA; this is translated from the coding sequence ATGAGCAAAAAAGAGGAGTACTTGCGCAAGCCGGAATGGCTGAAAATAAAGTTAAACACGAATGAAAATTATACTGGTCTTAAAAAAATGATGAGGGAAAAGAATCTGCATACTGTTTGTGAAGAGGCTAAGTGCCCCAACATTCATGAGTGCTGGGCAGTAAGAAGAACTGCTACGTTCATGATTCTTGGGGATGTTTGTACGCGTGCCTGCCGTTTTTGTGCAGTCAAAACGGGCCTGCCAACTGAATTGGATCTTCAGGAGCCGGAACGCGTGGCAGATTCCGTAGCGCTAATGAACTTAAAGCATGCAGTGGTAACAGCTGTAGCAAGAGATGACTTAAAGGACGGCGGTGCTGCTGTTTTCGCAGAAACGGTCCGTGCCATCAGAAGAAAAAGCCCGTTCACTACGATTGAAGTATTGCCTTCAGACATGGGCGGTGTGTATGATAACCTGAAAATGCTTATGGATGCCCGACCTGATATTCTTAACCACAACATCGAAACAGTTGAGCGCCTGACTCCAAGAGTAAGAGCGCGTGCAAAATATAAGCGCTCTCTTGAATTTTTAAAGCGTGCAAAAGAGATGCAGCCAGATATTCCTACAAAATCCAGCTTGATGATCGGGCTTGGCGAAACAAAAGAGGAAATAATTGCGGTAATGGATGATCTGCGTGCTCATGATGTTGATATTATGACAATAGGGCAGTATCTGCAGCCATCCAAGAAACATCTTAAGGTTTTGAAATACTATTCACCTGAAGAATTCCAGGAGCTGAAGGACATTGCAATGAGCAAAGGATTCAGCCATTGTGAAGCAGGCCCGCTTGTCCGCTCTTCCTATCATGCTGATGAGCAGGTAAATGCCGCATCTAAGCAAAAGCAGCTTATGGGAGAAAAGGAAATTCAGGAAGCATAA
- a CDS encoding YsnF/AvaK domain-containing protein has protein sequence MDANIIGVYNSQREVVNAIQELQNDGYPVQDLSIIAQTEHLDTSLEDKTGVHTETFETKDRDSSESAGFLNSLASWFDDDRMSSDSAGEKFRELGMSDDEARTYETYVNEGKIILYSDRIDTATGFTNAGTVEARVDSTYTGGYSQQRNPAEEEEQSLKLREEQLDVSKERVQAGEVEIHKDVVEEQKAINVPVEHEEVYVERRKVDDPTGVNTSPISDEETIRIPITEERVEVSKKPVVTEEIVVGKREVQETQQVKENLKKEEVHLEGGCEYVTDDEDLNRSLNRRNNDNL, from the coding sequence ATGGATGCCAATATTATCGGAGTTTATAATTCACAAAGGGAAGTAGTAAATGCCATTCAAGAACTGCAAAATGACGGATATCCTGTTCAAGATCTATCCATCATTGCGCAGACAGAACACCTGGATACGTCTCTTGAAGATAAAACCGGTGTTCATACAGAGACCTTCGAGACTAAAGATAGAGACAGCAGTGAGAGCGCAGGATTCTTAAATAGTCTGGCATCATGGTTTGATGATGATCGCATGAGCAGCGACTCTGCAGGTGAAAAATTCAGGGAACTGGGCATGTCAGATGATGAAGCACGCACGTATGAAACTTATGTGAACGAGGGAAAAATCATTTTATACAGCGATAGAATTGATACTGCAACAGGCTTTACCAATGCCGGAACTGTTGAAGCCAGAGTGGACAGCACTTACACTGGGGGATATAGCCAGCAGAGAAATCCAGCTGAAGAAGAGGAACAATCATTAAAACTTCGGGAAGAACAGCTGGATGTGTCAAAAGAACGCGTTCAAGCCGGAGAAGTTGAAATCCATAAAGACGTTGTGGAAGAACAAAAAGCAATTAATGTACCAGTTGAGCATGAAGAAGTGTATGTAGAAAGAAGAAAAGTGGATGATCCAACTGGCGTAAACACCTCACCTATATCAGATGAGGAAACAATCAGGATCCCAATTACAGAAGAGCGTGTGGAAGTCTCCAAAAAGCCTGTTGTCACCGAAGAGATTGTCGTAGGCAAACGGGAAGTTCAGGAAACGCAGCAGGTTAAAGAAAACCTCAAGAAAGAAGAAGTGCATCTTGAAGGCGGCTGTGAATACGTTACTGACGATGAAGACTTAAATCGTTCTCTTAATAGAAGAAATAATGACAACCTATAA